DNA from Pseudocitrobacter corydidari:
TTACGTTAAAATCGACAGCAAAGTGACCAACCGGTTTGAGGTGGAGCAGGCTATCATCGCCTGAGTCTGAAATGCCCGATGGCGCTACGCTTATCGGGCCTACACGAGCATGACACTCCCGTAGGCCGGATAAGGCGAAGCCGCCATCCGGCAATACAGATTAATCGCGGAAATTTTTAAACTGGAACGGCTGGCCTAAATCGCCGCCGCGCACCAGCGCCATTACCGCCTGTAAATCATCACGGGATTTCCCGGTCACGCGAATCTCTTCACCCTGAATTTGCGTCTGCACTTTCAGCTTGCTGTCTTTGATGAGCTTCACGATTTTCTTCTGAATCGCGCTCTCAATCCCCTGCTTCAGCTTCGCTTCCACAAACCAGGTTTTTCCGCTGTGCACAAACTCTTCTGGCACATCAAGAGACGTCCCTTCAATGCCGCGCTTGAGCAGTTTGGCGCGCAGAATATCCAGCAGCTGGTTAACCTGGAAATCAGACTCGCTCAGTACTTTGATGGTTTTATTCGCATCGTTCAGCTCAATTTTCGCTTCTACGCCGCGAAAATCGAAACGTGATTCAACTTCACGCGCTGCGTTATCCACGCCGTTGCGTGCTTCCTGAAGATCAACTTCAGAGACAATATCGAAAGATGGCATCTTTTCCTCTCCCTCAGTGACTTTTGCGTTGCATAATACCTGCAACGCGGCATAACTCAACTTGTTATCCCCGAAAGCTTAGCGCCCGAGGCTATAATTTGGGTGTCAACGCCGTTCAGGAGGCAGTGTGAAAATTACAGTACTAGGATGTGGCGCGCTGGGCCAGCTATGGCTCACGGCGTTGTTTAA
Protein-coding regions in this window:
- a CDS encoding YajQ family cyclic di-GMP-binding protein; amino-acid sequence: MPSFDIVSEVDLQEARNGVDNAAREVESRFDFRGVEAKIELNDANKTIKVLSESDFQVNQLLDILRAKLLKRGIEGTSLDVPEEFVHSGKTWFVEAKLKQGIESAIQKKIVKLIKDSKLKVQTQIQGEEIRVTGKSRDDLQAVMALVRGGDLGQPFQFKNFRD